A window of Aeromicrobium sp. Root236 contains these coding sequences:
- a CDS encoding GNAT family N-acetyltransferase, which yields MQLRDFETDDWAQVWPIVREVVRAADTFTYDPAMTAEQAYATWVQPPPGRTVVAHDGDAVLGTAHMNTNRPGPGSHVATASFMVAADARGQGVGGALVRDALDWARGLGYAGMQFNAVAASNTSAVELYERHGFTIVGTVPGAFEHPAQGRVGLHVMYAEL from the coding sequence ATGCAGCTGCGAGATTTCGAGACGGACGACTGGGCACAGGTGTGGCCGATCGTGCGTGAGGTCGTACGCGCTGCCGACACGTTCACCTACGACCCGGCGATGACAGCCGAGCAGGCCTACGCCACCTGGGTGCAGCCGCCGCCCGGGCGCACCGTCGTCGCGCACGATGGCGACGCCGTCCTCGGCACCGCGCACATGAACACCAACCGCCCGGGCCCCGGCTCCCACGTCGCGACGGCGAGCTTCATGGTCGCCGCAGACGCCCGCGGCCAAGGCGTCGGCGGAGCACTCGTCCGCGACGCCCTCGACTGGGCTCGTGGGCTCGGCTACGCGGGCATGCAGTTCAACGCCGTCGCGGCGTCCAACACGTCAGCGGTCGAGCTCTACGAGCGCCACGGCTTCACGATCGTCGGCACCGTCCCCGGAGCGTTCGAGCACCCGGCGCAGGGCCGGGTCGGTCTCCACGTGATGTACGCCGAGCTCTAG
- a CDS encoding DUF2017 domain-containing protein produces MKPFKKRRRGGITATFEAGEAHLLASLSGQVVELLRDRNGADESTADPLATQLGMGGPSLPPEDPVLRRLLPDAYRDDEEGAGEFRRFTERSLTSAKVANAEALIGSLVDGGLTFGTPVEDDEQQIEIELDDAEVQAWLRALTDVRLSLAVRLGIEDEDDAMLIAQSEDEAIAAMSEIYDWLGYVQETLISALD; encoded by the coding sequence ATGAAGCCGTTCAAGAAGCGCCGTCGAGGTGGCATCACCGCGACATTCGAGGCCGGCGAGGCGCACCTGCTCGCCAGCCTGTCCGGCCAGGTCGTCGAGCTGCTGCGTGACCGCAACGGCGCCGACGAGTCGACCGCCGACCCCCTTGCGACCCAGCTGGGCATGGGCGGACCGTCGTTGCCGCCCGAGGACCCGGTACTGCGCCGACTGCTGCCCGACGCCTACCGCGACGACGAGGAGGGCGCGGGGGAGTTCCGGCGGTTCACGGAGCGGTCGCTGACGTCGGCCAAGGTCGCCAACGCCGAGGCGCTGATCGGCTCCCTCGTCGACGGCGGTCTCACGTTCGGCACGCCCGTCGAGGACGACGAGCAGCAGATCGAGATCGAGCTCGACGACGCCGAGGTGCAGGCGTGGTTGCGGGCCCTCACCGACGTACGCCTGTCGCTCGCCGTGCGGCTCGGCATCGAGGACGAGGACGACGCGATGCTCATCGCGCAGTCCGAGGACGAGGCGATCGCGGCGATGTCCGAGATCTACGACTGGCTGGGCTACGTGCAGGAGACGCTGATCTCCGCGCTCGACTGA
- a CDS encoding nicotinate phosphoribosyltransferase: MNASTALLTDRYELTMLQATLRDGTAHRPSVFELFARRLPEGRRYGVVAGVGRLLDALEAFRFGAAELDWLREADVVDEDTIQWLADYRFSGTIWGYPEGELYFPQSPVLIVEGTFAESVILETIFLSILNHDSAIASAAARMITAAGDRPCIEMGSRRTHEGAAVASARAAYIAGFAATSNLEAGRTYGIPTTGTSAHSFTLLHDTERDAFEAQVRALGPGTTLLVDTYDIPEAIRTAVEVAGPELGGVRLDSGDLVALAAEVRKQLDDLGATSTRITVTSDLDEYAIAALAAAPVDGYGVGTALVTGSGAPTSGFVYKLVSREASGGEMVPVAKKSKDKVSVGGRKSALRRRDTGGTAQAEVIGIDLTPVDDGDDRTLLVELVRDGVRVHHETLDDARGRLRASLAELPQSAMQLMRGEPAIDTVYEERT, translated from the coding sequence GTGAACGCCTCCACGGCACTGCTGACCGATCGCTACGAGCTCACGATGCTGCAGGCGACGCTGCGCGACGGGACGGCGCACCGGCCCTCGGTGTTCGAGCTGTTCGCGCGCAGGCTCCCGGAGGGCCGCCGGTACGGCGTGGTGGCCGGCGTCGGGCGACTCCTCGATGCGCTTGAGGCGTTCCGGTTCGGAGCCGCCGAGCTCGACTGGCTCCGCGAGGCCGACGTCGTCGACGAGGACACCATCCAGTGGCTCGCCGACTACCGGTTCAGCGGGACGATCTGGGGCTACCCCGAGGGCGAGCTCTACTTCCCGCAGTCCCCCGTGCTGATCGTCGAGGGCACGTTCGCCGAGTCGGTGATCCTCGAGACGATTTTCCTGTCGATCCTCAACCACGACTCGGCGATCGCCTCCGCCGCAGCGCGCATGATCACCGCGGCCGGCGACCGGCCCTGCATCGAGATGGGCTCCCGGCGCACGCACGAGGGGGCGGCCGTCGCCTCGGCCCGAGCCGCGTACATCGCCGGGTTCGCCGCGACCTCCAACCTCGAGGCCGGTCGCACGTACGGCATCCCGACCACCGGCACCAGCGCCCACTCCTTCACGCTGCTGCACGACACCGAGCGTGACGCGTTCGAGGCTCAGGTACGCGCCCTCGGTCCCGGCACGACGCTGCTGGTCGACACCTACGACATCCCCGAGGCGATCCGCACAGCGGTCGAGGTCGCCGGCCCCGAGCTGGGCGGCGTACGACTCGACTCGGGCGACCTGGTCGCCCTCGCCGCCGAGGTCCGCAAGCAGCTCGACGACCTCGGCGCCACGTCGACCCGCATCACCGTGACGAGCGACCTCGACGAGTACGCCATCGCGGCCCTCGCCGCGGCACCCGTCGACGGCTACGGCGTCGGCACCGCCCTGGTGACGGGGTCCGGGGCGCCTACCAGCGGCTTCGTCTACAAGCTGGTGTCGCGCGAGGCCTCCGGCGGCGAGATGGTGCCCGTCGCCAAGAAGAGCAAGGACAAGGTCTCGGTCGGCGGCCGCAAGTCGGCGCTGCGCCGCCGCGACACCGGGGGCACGGCGCAAGCAGAGGTCATCGGCATCGATCTCACCCCGGTCGACGACGGCGACGACCGTACGCTGCTGGTCGAGCTCGTCCGCGACGGTGTCCGTGTGCACCACGAGACGCTCGACGACGCCCGCGGCCGGCTCCGGGCATCCCTCGCCGAGCTGCCACAGTCGGCGATGCAGCTCATGCGCGGCGAGCCGGCCATCGACACCGTCTACGAGGAGCGCACATGA
- a CDS encoding alpha/beta hydrolase, with the protein MTVTASQKSTTVRPSQRLVRAGFRALELVAPALGARWADRWWFTLPASPVSDLPPGGTAFEVESEGHVVRGHRWGSGPVVYLVHGWGGNETQLARFVPPLLAAGFSVVTHDAPSHGSSGPGAVAGQGHAVEMGRALDAVAAVHGPAHAVVAHSMGGLATGLALRYGWLGTERLALVAPMVRIGDHLPTLEAGLGFGPRIRERLKQRAYDRVGLAVDEVDLVRIADEIERPDLLVIHDPADRLARFASATELVSAWDGAQLTTVEGLGHHRILRDDAVVRQVVAFVVAGQLDELERSA; encoded by the coding sequence ATGACCGTCACAGCCTCACAAAAAAGCACGACCGTTCGGCCTTCTCAACGTCTCGTCCGCGCCGGCTTCAGGGCGCTCGAGCTGGTCGCACCGGCGCTCGGGGCCCGCTGGGCCGACCGCTGGTGGTTCACCCTGCCGGCCTCCCCGGTCAGCGACCTGCCGCCCGGCGGCACGGCGTTCGAGGTCGAGTCCGAAGGCCACGTCGTCCGCGGCCACCGTTGGGGATCCGGCCCGGTGGTCTACCTCGTGCACGGCTGGGGCGGCAACGAGACCCAGCTCGCCCGCTTCGTCCCGCCCCTCCTCGCAGCCGGGTTCTCGGTCGTCACGCATGACGCGCCGAGCCACGGCAGCTCCGGCCCCGGCGCCGTCGCGGGCCAGGGCCATGCGGTCGAGATGGGTCGCGCACTCGACGCCGTCGCGGCCGTGCACGGTCCCGCCCACGCGGTCGTCGCGCACTCGATGGGCGGTCTCGCCACCGGGCTCGCGCTGCGCTACGGCTGGCTCGGCACCGAACGGCTCGCGCTGGTCGCGCCCATGGTGCGTATCGGCGACCACCTGCCAACGCTCGAGGCCGGGCTGGGGTTCGGTCCGCGCATCCGCGAGCGGCTCAAGCAGCGCGCGTACGACCGCGTCGGCCTGGCCGTCGACGAGGTCGATCTCGTACGCATCGCCGATGAGATCGAGCGTCCTGACCTGCTCGTGATCCACGACCCGGCGGACCGGCTGGCGAGGTTCGCCTCGGCCACGGAGCTCGTGAGCGCGTGGGACGGTGCCCAGCTCACCACCGTCGAAGGGCTCGGTCACCACCGGATCCTGCGCGACGACGCGGTCGTGCGCCAGGTCGTGGCGTTCGTCGTCGCCGGTCAGCTCGACGAGCTGGAGCGCAGCGCCTGA
- a CDS encoding GNAT family N-acetyltransferase → MGNDYLDLPIDPASRERLAAEGLRLELVDISDKPAFAAWARAESRGFHSPLQTDAAIEQRHGYFADRRITGVYDDSLPVPEEPVATTMVWPADLTVPGHRAVQSWAISDVTVAPTHRRRGVARALIEAELRTAQAHGAPIATLTVSESTIYGHFGFGPAALARDLTIDARRASWTGPRPAGRVHFVNADQLLEPGLALVERVRLATPGQMAYDGILWDRQLGLMVDDEVAKKQRHVRYDDEHGRMQGWASYTLTQNPDDFTQHRLDLLHLVTATDDAYAALWRFVLEMDLVSEVKAHLRPVDEPVRWMVSDFRAVKVAELDHLWIRILDVPAALEARTYAGPGRLVLGVTDPFGAGEGSLALEVDDAGEATVTSTDEPADVSLSIEDLAVIYLGGTSPRVLQSAGRLHGDAGKLETLFRSPVAPFLSIWF, encoded by the coding sequence ATGGGCAACGACTACCTCGACCTGCCGATCGACCCCGCCTCTCGCGAGCGGCTCGCCGCCGAAGGGCTGCGACTCGAGCTCGTCGACATCTCCGACAAGCCGGCGTTCGCCGCCTGGGCGCGGGCCGAGTCACGCGGGTTCCACAGCCCCCTGCAGACTGACGCGGCGATCGAGCAGCGTCACGGCTACTTCGCCGACCGCCGCATCACCGGGGTCTACGACGACTCCCTCCCCGTGCCGGAGGAGCCGGTCGCGACGACCATGGTCTGGCCCGCAGACCTCACGGTGCCGGGCCACCGCGCGGTCCAGTCCTGGGCGATCAGCGACGTCACGGTCGCGCCCACCCACCGGCGGCGCGGCGTCGCTCGCGCCCTCATCGAGGCCGAGCTCCGCACGGCACAGGCGCACGGCGCGCCCATCGCCACGCTGACGGTGTCCGAGTCGACCATCTACGGCCACTTCGGCTTCGGTCCGGCGGCGCTGGCGCGCGACCTCACGATCGACGCCCGGCGGGCGAGCTGGACGGGCCCGCGGCCGGCCGGGCGGGTCCACTTCGTCAACGCCGACCAGCTCCTCGAGCCCGGCCTTGCCCTGGTCGAGCGCGTACGCCTCGCCACCCCCGGCCAGATGGCCTACGACGGCATCCTCTGGGACCGCCAGCTCGGCCTGATGGTCGACGACGAGGTCGCCAAGAAGCAGCGACACGTCCGCTACGACGACGAGCACGGCCGGATGCAGGGGTGGGCCAGCTACACGCTGACCCAGAACCCCGACGACTTCACCCAGCACCGGCTCGACCTGCTGCACCTGGTGACGGCGACCGACGACGCCTATGCCGCGCTGTGGCGGTTCGTCCTCGAGATGGATCTCGTGTCCGAGGTGAAGGCGCACCTGCGGCCGGTCGACGAACCCGTGCGCTGGATGGTGTCGGACTTCCGGGCCGTCAAGGTCGCCGAGCTCGACCACCTCTGGATCCGCATCCTCGACGTCCCGGCTGCGCTGGAGGCGCGCACCTATGCAGGGCCGGGACGCCTGGTCCTGGGCGTGACGGACCCGTTCGGTGCGGGCGAGGGGTCGTTGGCCCTCGAGGTCGACGATGCGGGCGAGGCCACCGTCACTTCGACCGACGAGCCGGCCGACGTGTCCCTGTCGATCGAGGACCTCGCCGTGATCTACCTCGGCGGCACCTCGCCCCGTGTGCTGCAGTCGGCCGGACGCCTTCACGGCGACGCCGGCAAGCTCGAGACACTGTTCCGCTCCCCCGTCGCGCCGTTCCTGAGCATCTGGTTCTGA
- a CDS encoding isochorismatase family protein: MKALIVVDVQNDFCEGGSLAVAGGAQVAADVAELLATKAYATVAATRDHHIDPGSHFSDDPDFVDSWPRHCVVGTSGEELHPPLEPAMFDEIFYKGEYAAAYSGFEGSSADGVRLADWLRAAGVDAVDVCGIATDHCVRATALDAAREGFAVRVLERLTAAVSPDNLPTVHREWADAGVAFSD; the protein is encoded by the coding sequence ATGAAAGCATTGATCGTCGTGGACGTGCAGAACGACTTCTGCGAGGGCGGCTCGCTGGCCGTTGCCGGTGGCGCCCAGGTCGCCGCCGATGTCGCCGAGCTGCTCGCCACCAAGGCGTACGCCACGGTCGCCGCGACCCGCGACCACCACATCGATCCGGGCTCGCACTTCTCGGACGATCCCGACTTCGTCGACTCCTGGCCGCGCCACTGCGTCGTCGGCACCTCGGGCGAGGAGCTCCACCCGCCGCTCGAGCCGGCGATGTTCGACGAGATCTTCTACAAGGGCGAGTACGCCGCCGCATACTCCGGCTTCGAAGGCTCGTCCGCCGACGGCGTACGCCTCGCCGACTGGCTCCGCGCTGCCGGCGTCGACGCGGTCGACGTGTGCGGCATCGCCACGGACCACTGCGTACGTGCGACTGCTCTGGACGCCGCCCGCGAAGGGTTCGCCGTGCGCGTCCTCGAACGACTCACCGCCGCGGTGTCACCGGACAACCTGCCGACGGTGCACCGTGAGTGGGCCGACGCCGGAGTGGCGTTCAGCGACTAG
- the clpS gene encoding ATP-dependent Clp protease adapter ClpS, with the protein MTTPSPVEIAEPDVDEIVELEDPWVTIVWNDPVNLMSYVAYVFRNYFGYTEEKAHELMLAVHHEGKAVVSSGSREQMERHVQAMHEYGLWATLERQDA; encoded by the coding sequence ATGACCACGCCGTCGCCCGTCGAGATCGCGGAGCCCGACGTTGACGAGATCGTCGAGCTCGAGGATCCCTGGGTCACCATCGTCTGGAACGACCCGGTCAACCTGATGTCGTACGTGGCCTACGTCTTCCGCAACTACTTCGGCTACACCGAGGAGAAGGCGCACGAGCTGATGCTCGCCGTGCACCATGAGGGCAAGGCCGTTGTCTCGAGCGGCAGCCGCGAGCAGATGGAACGCCACGTGCAGGCCATGCACGAGTACGGCCTGTGGGCCACATTGGAACGGCAGGACGCATGA
- a CDS encoding TetR/AcrR family transcriptional regulator, translating into MSKGDETRHAILTEATAVAAKVGLTGMTIGQLAAHTGMSKSGLYAHFASKEALQLEILRHTRERFVDQVVRPALQTPRGVARLRVLFDAWVTWSESMEEGGCLFVAASSELDDQPGPVRDALVRDERDWLEMIATVAGTAVSEGEFRHDLDLEQFAYEVHALTLAHQHASRLLRDPKALERVHRAFDSLVTHAA; encoded by the coding sequence ATGTCCAAGGGCGACGAGACGCGACACGCGATCCTGACCGAGGCGACCGCCGTCGCCGCCAAGGTCGGGCTCACCGGCATGACGATCGGCCAGCTCGCTGCGCACACCGGGATGTCCAAGAGCGGCCTCTATGCCCACTTCGCCTCCAAGGAGGCGCTGCAGCTGGAGATCCTGCGCCACACCCGCGAGCGGTTCGTCGACCAGGTCGTACGCCCTGCGCTGCAGACTCCACGCGGCGTCGCCCGTCTCCGGGTCCTGTTCGACGCGTGGGTCACCTGGTCCGAGTCGATGGAGGAGGGCGGCTGCCTGTTCGTGGCCGCGAGCTCCGAGCTCGACGACCAGCCCGGTCCGGTCCGCGACGCCCTGGTGCGCGACGAGCGTGACTGGCTCGAGATGATCGCCACGGTCGCCGGCACCGCCGTCAGCGAGGGCGAGTTCCGCCACGACCTCGACCTCGAGCAGTTCGCCTACGAGGTCCACGCCCTCACCCTCGCCCACCAGCACGCCTCACGGCTGCTCCGCGACCCCAAGGCCCTCGAACGCGTGCACCGCGCGTTCGACTCACTCGTCACGCACGCCGCCTAA